Genomic segment of Halococcus hamelinensis 100A6:
GTCGACCCACCGGGAGTCGAGGCCTTCGACGACCCGTCCCTGGTACTCCTCGCCGAGCGGCGCGAGCGCCTCGACCACGTGGTCCTTGGCCTCCTCGTAGGTGACCTCCGGGCTCTCGGAGTCGACCATCGGCATGTAGAGGTCCCACATCCGCAGCTCGTCGACCCCGAGGCTCTCGCGTTTCAGGTCGGCGTGGCGGTGGAGCACGTCGAGGTTGTCGTGGACGGTGTCCACGAGGGTGTCGTAGACCTCCGTCGGGATGTTCGCGCCGTCGAGCGCCGCCTCGCGTGCGGTGTCGTAGTGCCGTGCGTTCGCGAGTTTGACGTCGGCCTTCACGCTGTTGCGGTGGGCCGTCCCGACCGAATTCCGTACCGTCTCCCACTCGTCGTAGAACTGCTCGTGGACCTCCCGCCGGAACTCGCGGTCGGGGTTCTTCTGTAGCGTTGTGAAATTGCTCAGCGAGATCTCGACCGCCTCACCGTCGGGGTCCTCGACGGTCGGGAACTCCATGTCGGCGTTCGTGAGCATGTCGTAGACCTCGCTCGCCGCGCCCGTGACCTCCCCGAGGTCGGCCAGCAGCGACTCGACCTCCGCCGAGCGGGTGTGGGGCTTCATCCGGAGCACGTCGTCGAAGTAGTGGTCGTACTCCGCCAACTCGGGAACGTCCTCGGCCATCGCGTCGAGTTCCTCACGGTCGCAGTCCTGGAGCGCGGGCTCGATGAAGCTCGCCGCGCTGGAGGCGTCGGCGGCGAGCGATTGCGAGCGCGCGGTGAGCGCCTGGTACTCCTGGTCCCTGGTGTCCTCGTCCCGGCGCATTCGGGCGTAGGAGGCGACGTTCGCGAGCTTCCGGAAGACCTCCTCGCGGGTTTCGAGGGTCGCGAGCAGGGTCTCGCCGTCCTCGGTCACGCGCCCCTCGTAGGCTTCGAGGTCGGCGAGCGAATCCTCGACGTCGGCGTAGGCTTCCTCCCAGTCCTCGTCGGTCGCGTAGAGGCTCTCCAGATCCCAGGTGTATTCGGTGTCTATCTCGCTGCGTTCGGGAACCGAACTCATGGGTCGAGTTCGGTCGTACTCGAAGTAAGCCTTCGCACATCGGAACCCTCGCCCGGTCGTGGGGTTCGGTCGTTCGGAGCGACAGTTCTTACCGCCCGAGCCACGATCGTCCGGTATGGCAACGACTGGCGTGAAACCGTTCACGGCCTCCCTCGCGGACCTCGACGTCTCGGTGAGCCGAACCGACGCAGCGACCGCCCCGGCCGCGATCGACGACGCGGTCGTCGAACCCGCGATCGGTGCCGCGCTCGACATCGAGGGCGTCTCGCTCGCCGACACCGCCGTCGAGACGGAGCTCACCCCCCGACGGCTCCACGAGGCCGGGACCGGCGTCACCAGGGCCGACCGCGCGGTCGCCGCCTACGGCTCCCTCCTGATCCGCTCGGACGCTGCCGGCACCGAACCCCTGAGCCTCTACCCGCCGAACCACGTCGCCGTCCTGCGCGCGAGCGACGTGTGCGACGACGTCGAGGCCTCCGTCGACCGCCTCGACGAGATCTTCGGGGATGGCGGGTCGGCGGTCTTCGCCACCGGCGCGAGCTCGACGGGCGACATGGGCGCGCTCGTGGAGGGTGTCCACGGCCCGAAACACGTCCACGTCGTCCTCGTGGAGGACCGATGAGTTCCCAGCGCGCCCGCCGACGGAAGGCCGAGCGGATCCGCGGGCTGATGGAGACCGAGGGCGACGCGATCAACGAGAACGTCTCGCGGATGAACCGCGAGCGCTACGCCGCCGCCGAGCGCTTCGAGGCGTACGAGGACCTCCGCGACGAGGCCCGCGAGATCAAGGAGAACGCCATCGCCGACCTCCCCGCGCTCCTCGACACCCTCCGCGAGAGCGTCGAGGCGAACGGCGGCCACCTCTACCTCGCCGAGGACGCCGCCGACGCCAACCGCTATATTACTACCGTCGCCGAATCCGAGAACGCCGACTCGTTGGTGAAGTCGAAGTCGATGACCACCGAGGAGATCGAGGTCAACGAGGCGCTCGAACAGGGAGGCGTGGACGTCTGGGAGACCGACCTCGGGGAGTTCGTGCTTCAGGTCGCCGACGAATCCCCCTCGCACATCGTCGGCCCCTCGCTCCACAAGTCCCGCGAGGAGATAGCGGAGCTGTTCAACGCGGTCTTCGATCCCGAGGAGCCGCTCGAAACCGCCGACGAACTCACCGAGTTCGCCCGGGACTACCTCGGCGAGCGCATCCGCCACGCGGACATCGGGATGACCGGCGCGAACTTCGTGCTCGCCGATTCGGGCACCATCACGCTCGTCACGAACGAGGGGAACGCGCGAAAGAGCGCCGTCACCCCGAACACCCACATCGCCGTGGCGGGCGTCGAGAAGGTCATCCCTGGGGCCGCCGAACTCCAGCCGTTCGTCGACCTGATCTCGAAGAGCGCAACGGGCCAGGACATCTCCCAGTACGTCTCGATGCTGACCCCGCCCGTTGAGACGCCGACGATCGACTTCGACCGGCCCGACGAACCGCTTGGAAGCGGCGACGACGAACGCGACTTCCACCTGGTGCTCATCGACAACGGCCGGCTCGACATGCGCGAGGACGACCAACTCCGCGAGACCCTCTACTGCATCCGGTGTGGCGCGTGCGCCAACTCGTGTGCCAACTTCCAGCACGTCGGCGGCCACGCCTTCGGCGGCGAGACCTACACCGGGGGCATCGCCACCGGCTGGGAGGCCGGCATCGGCGGCGAGGAGGCCGCCGCCGACTTCAACGACCTCTGTACCGGCTGCTCGCGCTGTGTCAACGCCTGCCCGGTCAAGATCGACATTCCGTGGATCAACACCGTCGTCCGGGACCGCCTGAACGCCGACGCCACGCCCTCGGAGTTCGAGTTCCTCGTCGAGGGGCTCACGCCCGACGCGGAGGGAACGGTCGACGTCCAGAAGCGGTTCTTCGGGAACTTCGAGACGCTCGCCAAACTCGGGAGCGCGACCGCGCCGCTCTCGAACTGGGTGACGTCGTTCGGGCTCGCGAGGAAGGCGATGGACCGATTCCTGGGGGTAGCGCCCGAGCGCGACCTCCCCACGTTCCAGCGCGGGACCCTCGTCGACTGGTTCGACTCGCGGCGACCCCGTGCGCCGAACGCGACGGCAAACAGGTCGGTGGTGCTCTACCCCGACGTCTACACCAACTACGTGCTCGTCGAACGCGGGAAGGCCGCCGTCCGCACCCTCGAAGCCCTCGGGGTGCACGTCGAACTCTGTCCGCCTGTGGAGAGCGGGCGCGCGCCGCTCTCCCAGGGGATGATCGCGACCGCCACCGACCACGCCGAGGCGCTGGCCGCGGAGCTTGACCCCTACCTCGATGCCGACTTCGACGTGG
This window contains:
- a CDS encoding M3 family oligoendopeptidase; the encoded protein is MSSVPERSEIDTEYTWDLESLYATDEDWEEAYADVEDSLADLEAYEGRVTEDGETLLATLETREEVFRKLANVASYARMRRDEDTRDQEYQALTARSQSLAADASSAASFIEPALQDCDREELDAMAEDVPELAEYDHYFDDVLRMKPHTRSAEVESLLADLGEVTGAASEVYDMLTNADMEFPTVEDPDGEAVEISLSNFTTLQKNPDREFRREVHEQFYDEWETVRNSVGTAHRNSVKADVKLANARHYDTAREAALDGANIPTEVYDTLVDTVHDNLDVLHRHADLKRESLGVDELRMWDLYMPMVDSESPEVTYEEAKDHVVEALAPLGEEYQGRVVEGLDSRWVD
- a CDS encoding LUD domain-containing protein, whose protein sequence is MATTGVKPFTASLADLDVSVSRTDAATAPAAIDDAVVEPAIGAALDIEGVSLADTAVETELTPRRLHEAGTGVTRADRAVAAYGSLLIRSDAAGTEPLSLYPPNHVAVLRASDVCDDVEASVDRLDEIFGDGGSAVFATGASSTGDMGALVEGVHGPKHVHVVLVEDR
- a CDS encoding LUD domain-containing protein; translation: MSSQRARRRKAERIRGLMETEGDAINENVSRMNRERYAAAERFEAYEDLRDEAREIKENAIADLPALLDTLRESVEANGGHLYLAEDAADANRYITTVAESENADSLVKSKSMTTEEIEVNEALEQGGVDVWETDLGEFVLQVADESPSHIVGPSLHKSREEIAELFNAVFDPEEPLETADELTEFARDYLGERIRHADIGMTGANFVLADSGTITLVTNEGNARKSAVTPNTHIAVAGVEKVIPGAAELQPFVDLISKSATGQDISQYVSMLTPPVETPTIDFDRPDEPLGSGDDERDFHLVLIDNGRLDMREDDQLRETLYCIRCGACANSCANFQHVGGHAFGGETYTGGIATGWEAGIGGEEAAADFNDLCTGCSRCVNACPVKIDIPWINTVVRDRLNADATPSEFEFLVEGLTPDAEGTVDVQKRFFGNFETLAKLGSATAPLSNWVTSFGLARKAMDRFLGVAPERDLPTFQRGTLVDWFDSRRPRAPNATANRSVVLYPDVYTNYVLVERGKAAVRTLEALGVHVELCPPVESGRAPLSQGMIATATDHAEALAAELDPYLDADFDVVAIEPSDLAMFRREYEKLVPDDYDRISTNSYDVLEYVYGLLADGASEDALAAPTTPVAYHSHCQQRTLGLETYTEAVFDELGFDVETSEIECCGMAGSFGYKSEYYDLSMDVGSELEGAFDDPDRQLVASGTSCTEQLGAMFEAGVVHPVELIAPDGS